From Nitrosopumilus sp., a single genomic window includes:
- a CDS encoding DUF72 domain-containing protein, with protein MITPGVFYPKNLKSSEWLKYHSQIFDITEINSTLYKIFTQETVRK; from the coding sequence TTGATAACTCCAGGGGTATTTTATCCAAAAAATCTAAAAAGTTCTGAATGGCTCAAATATCATTCACAGATTTTTGACATTACAGAAATAAATTCTACACTTTACAAAATTTTTACTCAAGAGACTGTTAGAAAATAG
- a CDS encoding DedA family protein, with product MELFDSLLMWISQFLGEHLYEGIFLAALLETIVPPIPTLIVFPTAGFLAYQQGISLIGLIPMIILGAIGATLGTSIIYLIALKFGRVVLLRYLQHVKVSEKKLRRVEIWFEKYGDKAVFLGRMVPVMREMISVPAGLLKMRIPKFVSYTFAGSCIWSAGTILSGYYFGEAIGFGTSITPQLP from the coding sequence ATGGAACTATTTGATTCTCTTCTAATGTGGATTTCACAATTTCTAGGTGAGCATCTCTACGAAGGGATATTTTTAGCAGCTTTACTTGAGACTATAGTTCCACCGATCCCAACTTTGATAGTATTTCCAACAGCTGGATTTCTAGCATACCAACAAGGGATTTCTTTGATTGGACTAATTCCAATGATTATTCTTGGAGCAATTGGTGCTACTCTTGGAACTTCTATAATCTATCTTATTGCATTAAAATTTGGACGAGTAGTTCTGCTTCGTTATTTGCAACATGTCAAAGTATCTGAAAAAAAATTACGACGTGTTGAGATCTGGTTTGAAAAGTATGGAGACAAGGCAGTATTTTTAGGAAGAATGGTTCCCGTAATGAGAGAGATGATTTCAGTTCCAGCTGGATTATTAAAAATGAGAATTCCAAAATTTGTATCTTATACATTTGCAGGTTCTTGTATTTGGTCTGCTGGAACTATTCTATCTGGATATTATTTTGGTGAGGCCATAGGATTTGGTACTAGCATAACCCCACAATTGCCTTAA
- a CDS encoding alcohol dehydrogenase catalytic domain-containing protein, with amino-acid sequence MKAAYFDGTKIIFDKNYLEKKSDEALVRVRLAGICGTDLEILQGYMKYDGVLGHEFVGIVEKSHNSALIGKRVVGEINTGCDKCSFCEKGMQRHCPNRTVLGILKRDGAFAEFLSLPEKNLHVIPDSITDEQAVFIEPLAAAFEIKEQISLERDWRIAIVGDGKLAQLIIQVLKLSCFNITCFGRHKNKLQNLVNNGIKIKLGIEPSDKQSFDLVVEATGNNSGFLDTMQLIKPRGIVVLKSTIAARENLDLTPIVVNEITLIGSRCGLFKPAIDALVTGIVSVDSMIDSTFPLEKFSEAIEYAKKPDTLKVFLKP; translated from the coding sequence ATGAAAGCTGCCTATTTTGATGGAACAAAAATAATTTTTGATAAAAATTATCTTGAAAAAAAGTCTGATGAAGCATTAGTTAGAGTAAGGTTGGCGGGAATTTGTGGAACCGATTTGGAAATTCTACAAGGTTATATGAAATATGATGGAGTCTTAGGTCATGAGTTTGTAGGAATTGTTGAAAAATCTCACAATTCTGCATTAATTGGAAAAAGGGTTGTAGGTGAGATTAATACTGGATGTGACAAATGTAGTTTTTGTGAAAAAGGAATGCAGCGACATTGTCCGAATAGAACTGTACTTGGTATTTTAAAACGAGATGGAGCATTTGCTGAATTTCTTTCACTACCTGAGAAAAACCTTCATGTAATTCCTGATTCAATTACTGATGAACAGGCTGTATTTATCGAACCTCTTGCTGCTGCTTTTGAGATTAAAGAACAAATATCTTTAGAACGTGATTGGAGAATTGCAATAGTTGGTGATGGAAAACTCGCTCAGTTGATTATTCAGGTTTTAAAATTATCATGTTTTAATATTACATGTTTTGGTAGACACAAGAATAAACTACAAAATTTGGTAAATAATGGAATAAAAATAAAACTTGGAATAGAACCTTCTGACAAACAATCTTTTGATTTAGTCGTAGAAGCAACTGGAAACAATTCTGGTTTTTTAGACACTATGCAATTGATAAAGCCTCGTGGAATTGTAGTCTTAAAATCAACCATTGCAGCAAGAGAGAATCTAGATTTGACCCCCATTGTAGTTAATGAAATCACTTTAATTGGTTCTCGTTGTGGTTTATTCAAACCTGCAATTGATGCACTTGTTACTGGAATTGTCTCAGTTGATTCTATGATTGATTCTACTTTTCCTTTGGAGAAATTTTCTGAAGCAATAGAATATGCAAAAAAGCCAGACACACTGAAGGTTTTTCTTAAACCATAA
- a CDS encoding archease, with translation MSYKFVDHTTDAIIEVTAKNLKEAFLVAANAEINLTLDQDKVEEKDQKEFSAQGKDLYYLLFSWLEEIPFLLITEGFAIKRIELNIEKNGMYKIYAKAYGETLDLKKHNFKVEIKAPTFHDMEIRENDQVYMRFLLDL, from the coding sequence TTGAGTTACAAATTTGTAGATCACACAACGGATGCAATAATTGAGGTTACTGCAAAAAACCTCAAAGAAGCATTTTTAGTAGCAGCTAATGCAGAAATCAATCTAACACTTGATCAAGATAAAGTGGAAGAAAAAGATCAGAAAGAATTTTCTGCTCAGGGAAAGGATTTGTATTATCTTCTCTTTAGTTGGCTTGAGGAAATTCCATTTCTTTTGATTACTGAAGGTTTTGCGATAAAAAGAATAGAACTTAATATTGAAAAAAATGGAATGTATAAGATTTATGCAAAAGCATATGGTGAGACACTAGACTTAAAAAAACATAATTTCAAAGTAGAGATTAAAGCTCCAACATTTCATGATATGGAAATTAGAGAAAATGATCAAGTATATATGAGATTTTTGCTTGATTTGTGA
- a CDS encoding Ig domain-containing protein, whose protein sequence is MKLEKNFYINEENFTLIGTQDGENVVYIIIRDAGGNYKGMLSDPSRDLDFSAIPRPVSNFFDNKGIYNATAFIDEQKEDEGFTIKIEYDGKKIFEVPDYVLGLNTISDKTVEVGKTITFTASLIDSSIKDAVFSLRNAPSGATIDSSTGKFVWTPTKSHGNIQDVHYSFDIIVNKGSQEDKENITITVKKAYEEPVKEPKQVKEPEPTPIVEPKEVEIAAFVDKTKDPQSYVDRYNNEPSYKKWFDDNFPEYDSIYQAVGLEESKEVEIAAFVDKTKDPQSYVDRYNNEPSYKKWFDDNFPEYDSIYQAVGLEESKEVEIAAFVDKTKDPQYYIDRYNNEPSYKDWFDKTYPDITIYEAVGVDEPVIKESVIGECGEGTDLVDGVCVIIDNKAEGGGCLIATATYGSEMAPQVQLLREIRDNQLMETEYGVSFMTGFNQFYYSFSPHIADMERKNPLFKEIVKIGITPLLLSLSIMSHAESDSEVLGYGIGVILMNIGMYGAVPAIVIIKTRKYVKI, encoded by the coding sequence ATGAAATTAGAAAAAAATTTTTACATTAATGAGGAAAACTTTACACTTATTGGAACTCAAGACGGGGAAAATGTTGTTTATATCATAATTCGTGATGCAGGAGGTAATTACAAAGGAATGCTATCTGATCCTTCACGAGATTTAGATTTTTCAGCAATTCCAAGACCGGTTTCAAATTTCTTTGACAATAAAGGAATCTATAATGCAACAGCATTTATCGATGAACAAAAAGAGGACGAGGGTTTCACAATAAAGATTGAATACGACGGAAAAAAGATATTTGAAGTACCTGATTATGTATTAGGACTCAATACAATTTCAGACAAGACAGTAGAAGTTGGAAAAACAATTACATTTACAGCTAGTCTTATTGATAGTTCAATTAAAGATGCAGTTTTTAGTTTGCGTAATGCACCATCAGGCGCTACCATTGATTCTAGTACTGGGAAATTTGTTTGGACTCCAACAAAATCACATGGAAATATTCAGGATGTACACTATAGTTTTGATATAATAGTTAACAAGGGAAGTCAAGAGGATAAAGAAAACATTACAATTACTGTAAAGAAAGCATATGAAGAACCAGTTAAAGAACCTAAACAAGTTAAAGAACCTGAACCTACACCTATAGTAGAACCAAAAGAGGTAGAAATTGCAGCATTTGTAGATAAAACAAAAGATCCACAAAGTTATGTTGACAGATACAACAACGAGCCATCATACAAGAAATGGTTTGATGATAACTTTCCTGAATATGATTCAATTTACCAGGCAGTTGGATTAGAGGAATCAAAAGAGGTAGAAATTGCAGCATTTGTAGATAAAACAAAAGATCCACAAAGTTATGTTGACAGATACAACAACGAGCCATCATACAAGAAATGGTTTGATGATAACTTTCCTGAATATGATTCAATTTACCAGGCAGTTGGATTAGAGGAATCAAAAGAGGTAGAAATTGCAGCATTTGTAGATAAAACAAAAGATCCACAGTACTACATTGACAGATACAACAACGAGCCATCATACAAAGATTGGTTTGATAAAACATATCCTGACATTACAATTTATGAAGCAGTTGGAGTAGATGAGCCTGTAATTAAAGAATCTGTAATTGGAGAATGTGGTGAAGGAACGGATCTTGTAGATGGAGTATGTGTAATCATAGATAATAAAGCTGAGGGCGGAGGTTGTCTGATTGCAACTGCAACATATGGCTCAGAGATGGCACCACAAGTACAATTACTCAGAGAAATTCGTGATAATCAATTAATGGAAACAGAGTATGGCGTTTCATTTATGACTGGTTTTAACCAATTCTACTATTCATTCTCACCACACATTGCAGATATGGAAAGGAAGAATCCATTATTCAAAGAGATAGTAAAGATTGGAATTACGCCATTATTATTATCATTATCCATAATGTCTCATGCAGAATCAGATTCTGAAGTATTAGGGTATGGAATTGGAGTGATTTTAATGAATATTGGAATGTATGGCGCAGTACCCGCAATAGTCATTATTAAGACTAGAAAATATGTCAAAATCTAG